Proteins encoded together in one Pelagicoccus enzymogenes window:
- a CDS encoding SRPBCC family protein has translation MKILGASVEREFPYEKETVLRFISAPAMIVNWHPWIEKVSIFEEQGLQFRRSEIAGGESELIEKYWEDKDQDEFHFQVVQGLWSDFRYRSKISVEACEGGSRVSWQGRLMTNAPEDEDEQMEAFFEEGLNGLEEFLADL, from the coding sequence ATGAAAATTCTAGGTGCATCGGTCGAACGTGAGTTTCCTTACGAGAAGGAGACGGTGCTTCGTTTTATTTCGGCGCCGGCGATGATCGTGAACTGGCATCCATGGATCGAGAAGGTGTCGATCTTCGAAGAGCAAGGCCTGCAATTCCGCCGTTCGGAAATAGCCGGCGGCGAATCGGAGCTGATCGAGAAGTACTGGGAAGACAAGGATCAGGACGAGTTCCATTTCCAAGTGGTTCAGGGGCTTTGGTCCGATTTTCGCTACCGTTCCAAGATTAGCGTGGAGGCTTGCGAGGGGGGGAGTCGCGTTTCCTGGCAAGGCCGTTTGATGACCAATGCTCCGGAAGACGAGGACGAGCAGATGGAAGCCTTTTTCGAAGAAGGCCTGAACGGTCTCGAAGAATTTCTGGCAGATCTCTAG
- the truA gene encoding tRNA pseudouridine(38-40) synthase TruA, giving the protein MRWKCTCSYDGSDYAGWQKQPEQLSVQQVIEGVLAKLLKEPVAIQGSGRTDAGVHALEQVFHFDWDWRHGGKSLVKALHALLPKTIRVESAVEVDAAFHSRFSAVSKRYRYRLKLGEADPFQWPYCWPVPAQLDLNLLHAAMQALVGKHDFAAFAANRGSGLEYETTVRQLTEAKVSQDGDFVDLFFRADGFMYKMVRSLAGTVVNVGLGRLPLSEMVALLSSAQRAPLVQAAPARGLYLEKVFYS; this is encoded by the coding sequence GTGAGGTGGAAGTGTACCTGCTCCTACGACGGGAGCGATTACGCCGGCTGGCAAAAGCAGCCGGAGCAACTTTCGGTACAGCAGGTAATTGAAGGCGTTTTAGCGAAGCTGCTGAAGGAGCCTGTCGCCATCCAAGGCAGCGGTCGCACCGATGCTGGGGTACACGCCCTCGAGCAAGTGTTCCATTTCGATTGGGACTGGAGGCATGGCGGGAAAAGTTTGGTCAAAGCGCTGCATGCCCTGCTGCCAAAGACGATTCGCGTGGAGTCGGCGGTGGAGGTGGACGCCGCTTTTCACTCGCGCTTCTCCGCGGTGTCGAAGCGGTATCGCTACCGCTTGAAGCTCGGAGAGGCGGATCCGTTTCAATGGCCCTATTGCTGGCCGGTGCCCGCTCAGCTCGATTTGAACCTGCTCCATGCCGCAATGCAGGCCTTGGTCGGAAAGCACGATTTCGCTGCTTTCGCTGCGAATCGAGGAAGCGGCCTCGAGTACGAAACCACGGTGCGGCAACTGACGGAGGCGAAGGTGAGCCAAGATGGCGATTTCGTGGACCTTTTCTTCAGGGCGGACGGATTTATGTACAAGATGGTGAGAAGCTTGGCAGGTACAGTCGTCAACGTGGGGCTAGGACGTCTGCCGCTCTCCGAAATGGTGGCGCTGCTGTCCTCCGCCCAACGCGCTCCCTTGGTGCAGGCCGCCCCGGCCCGAGGCCTCTACCTGGAAAAGGTTTTTTATAGCTAA
- the alr gene encoding alanine racemase has product MTGIDQFPRRCWAEIDLAALERNLIAIKAALPPHIRYIAVVKADAYGHGMNQTVARLMQAGIDMYGVANVAEAATIREIGGSGWSILVLGATLQDEAPFLFEYDLTPTLSTVEEVAFLDRMAAERGATLKVHLKIDTGMGRLGIWHENANTLFEALKAASHLQLDGIYTHFAHAETDVEFTERQRRRFMTAIAAVDWIQPEKLLIHADNSAGLTSFSRESAYNAVRIGLLQFGITPYAQSLFAKVPTTPIFSFKTRIAIVKDLPAGTEISYGRTCRLKRPSKIAILCAGYGDGIPRALSNKGFALIQGQRCPYLGRVTMDQTIIDVTDLDPLPRAGDEVCLIGTQNDGEIKIEQFARWAGTISWEILCSITKRVPRIYKTSIATG; this is encoded by the coding sequence ATGACCGGTATCGACCAGTTCCCACGGCGCTGCTGGGCCGAGATCGACTTGGCCGCTCTCGAGCGCAACCTTATCGCGATCAAGGCAGCGCTGCCTCCTCACATTCGCTACATCGCCGTAGTTAAAGCGGACGCTTACGGCCACGGCATGAACCAAACCGTTGCCCGCCTCATGCAAGCGGGAATCGACATGTACGGCGTTGCCAATGTGGCCGAGGCCGCGACCATCAGAGAAATCGGCGGCTCGGGCTGGTCCATCCTCGTACTCGGAGCCACTCTGCAAGATGAAGCTCCGTTCCTTTTCGAATACGACCTGACCCCCACCCTTTCCACGGTCGAGGAAGTGGCCTTTCTCGATCGCATGGCAGCCGAACGCGGGGCAACCTTGAAGGTTCACCTCAAGATCGACACCGGCATGGGGCGGCTGGGCATCTGGCACGAGAACGCAAATACCCTTTTCGAGGCCCTCAAAGCAGCTTCCCACCTCCAGCTCGACGGCATCTACACTCACTTCGCCCACGCCGAGACGGATGTGGAATTCACCGAACGCCAAAGGCGACGTTTCATGACCGCCATCGCCGCGGTCGACTGGATACAGCCCGAGAAGCTGCTCATCCACGCAGACAACAGCGCCGGCCTCACGAGCTTCTCGCGGGAGAGCGCCTACAACGCGGTGCGCATCGGCCTGCTGCAATTCGGCATCACCCCCTACGCCCAATCCCTTTTCGCCAAGGTACCCACCACTCCCATCTTCAGCTTCAAAACGCGTATCGCGATCGTGAAAGACCTTCCAGCCGGCACCGAGATCAGCTACGGGCGCACCTGCCGCCTCAAGCGCCCCAGCAAAATCGCGATTCTCTGCGCCGGCTATGGCGACGGCATCCCTCGCGCCCTCAGCAACAAAGGCTTCGCCCTCATCCAAGGCCAACGCTGCCCCTACCTCGGCAGAGTCACAATGGACCAAACCATCATCGACGTAACCGACCTCGACCCGTTGCCCAGAGCAGGAGACGAAGTCTGCCTCATCGGCACCCAAAACGACGGCGAAATAAAGATCGAGCAGTTCGCCCGCTGGGCAGGGACGATTTCTTGGGAAATCCTTTGCTCCATCACCAAACGCGTGCCTCGCATCTACAAAACGTCCATTGCGACCGGCTAA
- the leuC gene encoding 3-isopropylmalate dehydratase large subunit → MGKSLFEKVWDAHTVRTLSNGQTQLLIGTHLLHEVTSPQAFGMLRDLGLKVAYPHRTFATVDHIVPTDSRVEPFADPLADAMINELRKNCAETGVTFFDMSTGKQGIVHVVGPEQGITQPGTTIACGDSHTSTHGAFGAIAFGIGTTQIRDLLATQTMALTQLKVRKIEVNGKLRPGVYAKDVILHIIRKLGVNGGTGYAYEYAGEVFENFSMEERMTVCNMSIEGGARVGYINPDEKTFEYLKGRPYSPKGEEWDAAVENWKSFASDPDCEYDDVVVIDAADIAPTVTWGINPAQAITIEENIPSVDSVKESEKAITAEALEYMKLEGGSAIKGTKVDVCFVGSCTNGRLSDFEEVAKYLKGHKVAPGVKAIAVPGSQIVDAICKEKGIDAIYREAGFEWREAGCSMCLAMNPDKLIGDQLSASSSNRNFKGRQGSPTGRTVLMSPVMVAAAAVRGVISDSREVFGIKETANA, encoded by the coding sequence ATGGGAAAATCATTATTCGAAAAAGTTTGGGACGCGCACACGGTGCGAACCTTGTCTAACGGTCAGACTCAGCTCTTGATCGGAACGCACCTCTTGCATGAGGTGACCAGCCCACAGGCCTTTGGCATGCTGCGCGACCTCGGTCTCAAGGTTGCCTACCCGCACCGCACCTTCGCTACCGTGGACCACATCGTACCGACCGACTCGCGCGTCGAGCCTTTCGCCGATCCGTTGGCGGACGCCATGATCAACGAGCTCCGCAAGAATTGCGCGGAGACGGGCGTGACTTTCTTCGACATGAGCACCGGCAAGCAAGGGATCGTGCACGTGGTGGGGCCCGAGCAAGGCATTACCCAGCCAGGTACCACTATCGCTTGTGGCGACTCCCATACCTCGACGCACGGCGCTTTTGGCGCGATCGCGTTCGGTATCGGCACCACGCAGATTCGCGACTTGCTGGCCACGCAGACCATGGCTTTGACTCAGCTCAAGGTTCGCAAGATTGAGGTTAACGGAAAGTTGCGTCCGGGCGTTTACGCCAAGGACGTTATCCTTCACATCATCCGCAAACTGGGCGTGAACGGCGGCACTGGCTACGCTTACGAGTACGCTGGCGAGGTTTTCGAAAACTTCTCTATGGAAGAGCGCATGACCGTTTGTAACATGTCCATCGAGGGCGGCGCCCGCGTGGGTTACATCAATCCGGACGAGAAGACCTTCGAGTACCTCAAGGGTCGCCCTTATTCGCCCAAGGGCGAGGAGTGGGACGCGGCGGTCGAGAATTGGAAATCTTTTGCCTCGGATCCTGATTGCGAATACGACGACGTAGTCGTTATCGACGCCGCGGACATTGCTCCCACCGTAACTTGGGGAATCAACCCGGCCCAAGCGATCACCATCGAGGAGAACATCCCCAGCGTCGACAGCGTGAAGGAGTCCGAGAAGGCGATCACCGCCGAGGCCCTCGAGTATATGAAGCTCGAAGGTGGCAGCGCGATCAAGGGCACCAAGGTAGACGTGTGCTTCGTCGGCTCCTGCACGAACGGTCGTTTGTCTGACTTCGAGGAGGTCGCCAAGTACCTCAAGGGGCACAAGGTGGCTCCCGGCGTAAAGGCAATCGCGGTTCCTGGCTCCCAGATCGTCGACGCGATCTGCAAGGAAAAGGGCATCGACGCGATCTACCGCGAGGCTGGATTCGAGTGGCGCGAAGCCGGTTGCTCCATGTGCTTGGCGATGAACCCGGACAAGCTGATCGGCGACCAGCTCAGCGCGAGCTCGTCGAACCGTAACTTTAAGGGACGTCAGGGCAGCCCCACCGGCCGCACGGTACTGATGAGCCCTGTCATGGTTGCTGCAGCGGCGGTACGTGGCGTTATCAGCGACTCCCGCGAGGTGTTCGGTATCAAGGAAACTGCAAACGCGTAA
- a CDS encoding TatD family hydrolase: MAFYDAHCHLQDERIAGEIEGLPALYEELGVAEVVVNGTSPQDWDEVAELARANPVVKPSFGLHPWKVSSVVTHWKLLLSQLWDFYPEASVGEIGLDRWIQGHDLAKQEPAFLWQLGQAVERDLPVSIHCLQAWGRMQELLRDASLPARGFLLHSYGGSVEMVKPFAELGAYFSISGYFELERKEKQRMALREIPLQRLLIETDAPDMRGPDSEHLYRCSSDDSLNHPANIVAVYRFVARLFDMPLDELEGQVEENYRRFFLGK; the protein is encoded by the coding sequence ATGGCCTTTTACGACGCGCATTGCCATTTGCAGGACGAGCGGATCGCCGGAGAGATCGAAGGGCTTCCTGCCCTTTACGAGGAACTTGGCGTTGCGGAGGTAGTTGTTAATGGCACGAGTCCGCAGGATTGGGATGAAGTGGCAGAGCTGGCCCGCGCCAATCCCGTGGTAAAACCTTCTTTTGGCCTACATCCTTGGAAGGTAAGCAGCGTGGTGACGCACTGGAAGCTGTTGCTCTCGCAGCTTTGGGACTTCTATCCGGAGGCAAGCGTCGGAGAGATCGGACTGGATCGATGGATCCAGGGACATGATCTTGCCAAGCAGGAACCTGCGTTTTTATGGCAACTGGGGCAGGCTGTAGAGCGTGACCTTCCTGTATCCATACATTGCTTACAAGCTTGGGGAAGAATGCAGGAACTGTTGAGGGATGCGAGTCTGCCGGCGCGAGGTTTTTTGCTGCACTCCTACGGCGGATCCGTGGAAATGGTAAAGCCGTTTGCGGAGTTGGGCGCTTACTTTTCCATCTCCGGGTACTTCGAGCTCGAGCGCAAGGAGAAGCAGCGGATGGCCTTGCGGGAAATTCCTTTACAGAGGCTTCTTATCGAGACGGATGCGCCGGATATGCGAGGTCCGGATTCGGAGCATTTGTATCGGTGTTCGAGCGACGATTCTCTTAATCATCCAGCCAACATCGTAGCGGTCTATCGTTTTGTGGCGCGCCTCTTCGATATGCCATTGGACGAGTTGGAAGGGCAGGTTGAAGAAAACTATCGCCGCTTCTTTCTCGGGAAATAG
- the leuD gene encoding 3-isopropylmalate dehydratase small subunit, with amino-acid sequence MALEKITKVTGRGVTVAGDEIDTDRIIPARFMKCVTFDSMGEFLFYDVRKNEDGSDKKHPLNEERFQGASILLSGANFGCGSSREHAPQAIYRYGFRGIIAESYAEIFFGNCTTLGIPCFIAAKEDIAKISAAVDADPSIEIELDVENEKIVFGGQSVTAVIRETAKKALVAGKWDMIGELKEAEADIAAVAGKLPYMAK; translated from the coding sequence ATGGCTTTAGAAAAAATCACCAAGGTAACGGGTCGCGGCGTAACGGTTGCAGGCGACGAAATCGATACGGACCGCATCATCCCGGCGCGTTTCATGAAGTGCGTCACTTTTGATAGCATGGGAGAGTTTCTCTTCTATGACGTGCGCAAGAACGAGGATGGGAGCGACAAGAAGCATCCGCTCAACGAAGAGCGTTTCCAGGGGGCGAGCATCTTGCTCTCCGGCGCGAACTTTGGTTGCGGCAGCTCTCGCGAGCACGCTCCCCAGGCGATTTACCGCTACGGCTTTCGCGGCATCATCGCCGAGAGCTACGCGGAGATCTTCTTCGGCAACTGCACGACCCTCGGGATTCCATGCTTCATCGCGGCCAAGGAGGACATCGCTAAGATATCCGCTGCGGTTGATGCCGACCCAAGCATCGAAATCGAGTTGGACGTCGAAAACGAAAAGATCGTTTTTGGCGGCCAAAGCGTGACGGCTGTGATCCGCGAGACCGCTAAGAAGGCGCTGGTCGCCGGCAAGTGGGACATGATCGGCGAGCTCAAGGAAGCCGAGGCGGACATCGCCGCCGTTGCAGGGAAGCTCCCTTACATGGCCAAGTAG
- a CDS encoding mannose-1-phosphate guanylyltransferase, with the protein MADRYAVIMAGGKGERFWPASRLARPKHLLPIVGEKPMLTQTIDRLVGLLPAENIIVITNSEQLEGVREVCPMLPEANIVAEPVGRDTAAAVGLAMLLVKERNPAAAMAMLPADALINDADSYQSALDTAFKVAESSPSLVTLGVQPTEPATGYGYIQCGPVKDVIDNRDIFTVRQFKEKPDLETAKLYLQSGEYFWNAGMFVWSVETISAALAEFTPVLKQGLDEIEAGMKAGKELVPLLSELYPNLEKISVDFAIMEKAKNVMTLAATFDWDDVGAWPAIERHFPADRAGNVNKGEARFLECSNNIVVAGDKHLVAMVGVEDLIVVTTGDATLICAKDKAEKIKAMVRKLGEEEALKRLL; encoded by the coding sequence ATGGCAGACCGATACGCTGTAATCATGGCAGGAGGAAAAGGTGAACGCTTCTGGCCCGCGAGCCGTTTGGCGCGCCCGAAGCATTTGCTTCCGATCGTTGGCGAGAAGCCGATGTTGACTCAAACGATCGACCGCTTGGTTGGACTTCTTCCGGCGGAGAATATTATCGTTATCACTAACAGTGAACAGCTTGAAGGCGTGCGCGAAGTATGCCCGATGCTTCCGGAGGCCAATATTGTGGCCGAGCCGGTCGGTCGAGACACGGCGGCTGCAGTAGGGCTGGCGATGTTGTTGGTGAAGGAGCGGAATCCGGCGGCGGCGATGGCGATGCTGCCGGCTGACGCCTTGATCAACGATGCGGATTCCTACCAGTCGGCCTTGGACACTGCGTTCAAGGTTGCGGAGTCCAGCCCGAGCCTCGTAACGCTTGGCGTTCAGCCGACTGAGCCGGCTACTGGCTACGGGTACATTCAATGCGGCCCGGTCAAGGACGTGATCGACAACCGCGATATCTTCACGGTTCGCCAGTTCAAGGAGAAGCCGGATTTGGAAACCGCAAAGCTGTATCTGCAGAGCGGCGAGTACTTTTGGAATGCGGGCATGTTCGTGTGGAGCGTGGAGACGATCTCCGCGGCGCTTGCCGAGTTCACCCCTGTCCTGAAGCAAGGACTTGACGAGATCGAGGCAGGCATGAAGGCGGGCAAGGAGTTGGTTCCCCTGTTGAGCGAGCTTTACCCGAACCTGGAAAAGATCTCGGTAGATTTCGCTATCATGGAAAAGGCGAAGAACGTGATGACTTTGGCGGCTACCTTCGATTGGGACGACGTTGGCGCCTGGCCGGCGATCGAGCGCCATTTCCCTGCCGATCGAGCTGGCAATGTCAACAAGGGCGAAGCTCGCTTTCTCGAGTGTTCGAACAACATCGTGGTCGCAGGCGACAAGCATCTGGTGGCGATGGTCGGAGTCGAGGACCTGATCGTGGTGACGACTGGCGACGCTACGCTGATTTGCGCCAAGGACAAGGCAGAGAAAATCAAGGCAATGGTGCGCAAGCTGGGAGAGGAAGAAGCTCTCAAGCGCTTGCTTTAA
- the ruvX gene encoding Holliday junction resolvase RuvX yields the protein MRCIGVDYGERRVGVAYGDEIGVATPLPAIVKGTEGERIDALVALAKERRATDFVFGYPYNMDGSVGFKAKEVDAFIGKLLEKIELPVHRLDERLTSVEASKAFPKGRDDDLRRSGKIDSVAASLILQDYLNQNIELPEYDPYSEFDDGGGFR from the coding sequence ATGCGGTGTATCGGCGTTGATTACGGCGAGCGGAGGGTAGGGGTAGCGTACGGCGACGAGATTGGCGTGGCTACTCCTTTGCCTGCTATCGTGAAGGGAACTGAGGGTGAGCGAATAGACGCCCTCGTTGCCTTGGCGAAAGAGCGCCGAGCCACTGATTTTGTATTCGGCTACCCCTACAACATGGATGGGTCGGTCGGCTTCAAGGCCAAGGAGGTTGATGCCTTCATCGGCAAGCTCCTCGAGAAGATCGAGCTGCCGGTTCATCGGCTCGACGAGCGCCTCACTTCCGTCGAAGCCTCCAAGGCTTTCCCGAAAGGGCGCGACGACGATTTGCGTCGCTCCGGAAAGATCGATTCCGTGGCGGCCAGTCTCATACTCCAGGATTACTTGAACCAAAATATCGAGCTTCCGGAATATGATCCGTATTCAGAGTTTGATGACGGAGGCGGTTTTCGGTGA
- a CDS encoding helix-turn-helix domain-containing protein: protein MFETWPRDREAAASVFIQEFEGKEFADSLHQHDSFELCFILRGAGRWQLGAATGAFSAGALLLCPPRSLHAWRSGGSAGEPSPCSGVVLRFREEALPRTLLKLPEMKGVKELRSRMDRALRFEVSDRERLRARLRSVDRAQGALKLARFYVALELVASFRNSQVIEEQREVGYVPARELARVEVLKAFMQARFADAITRGQVAAEVGLEEAAFSRFFRRAMGTTFVDYLASLRVRHAAGLLGSRRDLSLQEVAERSGFGSLPSLHRQFKKRLGTTPDSYRKAANSEFLAP, encoded by the coding sequence ATGTTTGAAACGTGGCCTAGAGATAGGGAGGCTGCCGCTTCCGTTTTTATTCAAGAGTTTGAAGGTAAGGAGTTTGCGGACTCCTTACACCAGCACGACAGCTTCGAGCTCTGCTTCATATTGCGAGGAGCAGGGCGATGGCAGTTGGGCGCGGCTACGGGCGCTTTTTCGGCGGGCGCCTTACTGCTTTGTCCACCTCGAAGCTTGCATGCTTGGAGGAGCGGGGGGAGCGCCGGAGAGCCCTCGCCTTGTTCGGGAGTCGTGCTGCGATTTCGGGAGGAAGCCTTGCCGCGGACACTGTTGAAACTGCCGGAAATGAAGGGGGTGAAGGAGCTGCGCTCGCGCATGGATCGAGCGCTTCGATTTGAGGTGTCAGACCGAGAACGCTTGCGGGCGCGCTTGCGTTCCGTTGATCGAGCGCAGGGGGCCCTCAAGTTGGCTCGCTTCTACGTGGCATTGGAGCTGGTAGCGAGTTTTAGGAATTCGCAAGTTATTGAAGAACAACGTGAAGTGGGATATGTACCGGCTCGCGAACTGGCTCGGGTAGAGGTTCTGAAGGCCTTCATGCAGGCTCGTTTTGCCGATGCGATCACAAGGGGCCAAGTGGCGGCTGAGGTTGGCTTGGAGGAGGCGGCGTTCTCCCGTTTTTTCCGGAGAGCGATGGGCACGACCTTTGTGGATTATCTCGCCAGTTTGCGGGTAAGGCATGCGGCCGGACTGTTGGGAAGCCGCCGTGATTTGTCGCTGCAGGAAGTGGCGGAGCGCAGCGGTTTTGGCAGCCTTCCCTCATTGCATCGCCAGTTCAAGAAACGCTTGGGAACGACTCCGGATTCCTACCGCAAGGCGGCGAATTCCGAGTTTTTGGCTCCGTAG
- a CDS encoding ExbD/TolR family protein, producing MSSLLTRKRPKPTINVVPLMDVLTILIFFFLVSMQFKEMTTLNLTLPSIESAGKNEFPDKIQISIDEEGVIYLETQPVDVEELKAVISQLSDLSNDIPVLIRAHKLTPLETVTDVMDACRLNGLSKIRLQSR from the coding sequence ATGAGCAGCCTGCTGACACGAAAGCGCCCCAAGCCCACGATCAACGTGGTGCCCTTGATGGACGTGCTGACCATCCTGATCTTCTTCTTTTTGGTCAGCATGCAATTCAAGGAGATGACGACCTTGAACTTGACGCTGCCGAGCATCGAATCGGCGGGCAAAAACGAATTCCCGGACAAGATTCAAATCAGTATCGACGAGGAAGGGGTGATCTACCTGGAAACCCAGCCGGTCGATGTGGAGGAGTTGAAAGCGGTGATTTCCCAGCTTTCCGACCTGAGCAACGACATTCCAGTGCTGATTCGGGCGCATAAGTTGACCCCTTTGGAAACGGTCACGGACGTCATGGACGCCTGCCGCCTCAATGGCTTGAGCAAAATTCGCCTGCAATCCCGCTAG
- a CDS encoding MotA/TolQ/ExbB proton channel family protein translates to MPDILKDAGIFVYPLLACSLVGVFVICERLFSLRRSAVLPDELLNEATEGRRGTGEHSSAFGRILRYWHKHEADMGAVRAYARLEVNRMERGLVFLDIVVGAAPLLGLLGTVTGLVTVFGNVSLDTGLPEPALFTKGISMAMTTTVLGLTVAIPCLIANSYFQRRVETFAVQIESLLEQLGLKD, encoded by the coding sequence ATGCCAGATATCCTCAAAGACGCCGGGATTTTTGTTTATCCTCTCCTCGCTTGCTCGCTGGTGGGAGTTTTTGTGATTTGCGAACGCCTTTTTTCGCTTCGCCGGAGCGCGGTCCTGCCGGACGAGCTTCTCAACGAGGCGACCGAGGGCCGCCGCGGCACGGGGGAGCACAGTTCGGCTTTTGGGCGGATCCTTCGCTACTGGCACAAGCATGAGGCCGACATGGGCGCGGTACGAGCCTACGCCCGCTTGGAGGTGAACCGCATGGAGCGCGGGCTGGTTTTCCTGGATATCGTAGTGGGAGCGGCTCCGTTGCTGGGCTTGTTGGGCACGGTGACGGGATTGGTGACGGTTTTTGGTAACGTTTCCTTGGATACTGGCCTGCCGGAGCCGGCGTTGTTCACGAAGGGGATTTCCATGGCGATGACCACTACGGTGCTCGGCCTCACGGTTGCGATTCCTTGCTTGATCGCCAACAGCTACTTTCAGCGTCGCGTGGAAACGTTTGCGGTGCAGATCGAATCCTTGCTCGAGCAGCTGGGGCTCAAGGACTGA
- a CDS encoding low molecular weight protein arginine phosphatase — protein MPDTPDEIVFICTANTCRSPMAAALFRHALAAQDRPLRSLKVSSAGVSAFPGQAASSNSVEALKKVGIDLKDHRSQGLSQELVDNALAFFCMTDSHLAMLNYQIDPPPANAFLMRQFMGDGVDDQIPDPFGGNLHLYESCRDSMVEAIPSLIEVVQKLHATAKQEK, from the coding sequence ATGCCTGACACTCCCGACGAAATCGTATTCATATGTACCGCGAACACCTGCCGCAGTCCGATGGCTGCCGCCTTGTTCCGCCATGCCCTCGCCGCGCAAGACCGCCCTTTGCGCTCGCTGAAAGTGTCGTCAGCGGGCGTATCCGCCTTTCCGGGACAAGCCGCGAGCTCCAATTCCGTCGAAGCCCTCAAAAAAGTCGGGATCGACCTGAAAGACCACCGCAGCCAAGGCCTCAGCCAAGAGCTCGTGGACAACGCGCTCGCATTTTTTTGCATGACCGATTCCCACTTGGCCATGCTCAACTACCAAATCGATCCGCCTCCAGCCAATGCCTTCCTCATGCGGCAATTCATGGGAGATGGGGTCGACGACCAGATACCGGACCCCTTTGGCGGGAACCTCCACCTGTACGAGTCTTGTCGCGACAGCATGGTAGAAGCGATCCCGTCGCTCATAGAAGTCGTGCAAAAACTGCACGCTACCGCAAAACAAGAGAAATAA
- a CDS encoding DUF368 domain-containing protein, giving the protein MGSYLILFLKGIAMGAANVIPGVSGGTIAFVTGIYEEFIDSLKAFDLKALQLAQKLRFKELFAHLNLAFLIPLGLGVFISLISLGKALDWLFNHQPVLVWSFFFGLILASVYFVSKNIRQRTPSVYVTFAIGTVAALALAFLKPAEENPAFYYIAICGVVAVCSMILPGLSGSFVLILMGNYQLIMLKAVPNTAESLLKFNIEDVLSNVGIIAPFAIGAAVGFILLSRAISFLLHHHHDSTLSTLTGFILGSLVVIWPWKNEVYLTDEFGALVLKDGESIVQGYQWFLPSLADTNTLLGIVSMVAGVIAVALLEKSARKA; this is encoded by the coding sequence ATGGGATCTTACCTTATTCTTTTTCTCAAGGGCATCGCTATGGGTGCCGCCAACGTCATCCCCGGCGTCAGCGGAGGCACCATCGCTTTCGTCACCGGCATCTACGAAGAATTCATAGATAGCCTCAAAGCCTTCGACCTGAAGGCGCTGCAGCTCGCGCAAAAGCTGCGCTTCAAAGAGCTCTTTGCTCACCTAAACCTCGCGTTTCTCATCCCCCTAGGACTGGGCGTTTTCATCAGCTTGATTTCCTTGGGCAAAGCGCTCGATTGGCTCTTCAACCATCAACCTGTCTTGGTCTGGAGCTTCTTCTTCGGACTCATCCTCGCATCGGTTTATTTCGTATCCAAAAATATACGACAGCGAACACCTTCCGTCTACGTCACGTTCGCCATAGGAACGGTTGCCGCCTTGGCACTCGCCTTCCTAAAGCCCGCAGAAGAAAATCCAGCGTTCTACTACATCGCGATCTGCGGAGTGGTCGCAGTCTGCAGTATGATTCTTCCCGGACTTTCCGGTTCTTTCGTGCTGATCCTCATGGGCAACTACCAGTTGATCATGCTCAAGGCCGTGCCCAATACCGCCGAGTCTCTCCTGAAATTCAACATCGAGGACGTCCTGAGCAACGTTGGCATCATCGCTCCCTTCGCTATCGGCGCCGCGGTGGGCTTCATACTCCTTTCAAGGGCCATCTCCTTTCTCCTGCATCACCACCACGACTCAACCCTCAGTACCTTAACCGGATTCATCCTAGGGTCGCTCGTAGTCATATGGCCCTGGAAAAACGAGGTCTACCTGACAGACGAATTTGGCGCGCTCGTCCTAAAGGATGGTGAATCGATTGTGCAAGGCTACCAATGGTTTCTCCCCTCGCTTGCGGATACCAACACCCTTCTGGGAATCGTCTCCATGGTCGCCGGAGTTATCGCCGTCGCCCTGCTGGAAAAAAGCGCCCGAAAGGCCTAG